CACAGGCGTTTTTTCTCTCTAAGAAATTTACAAACGTACTTTCCACAGTGGAAAAACAAAATGTAGAGTTGGAACAATCTGCATTACTCAAAGAGAAATTATTCCTTACAAACATTCAATCGAAGAGAATGGAATTGGAACTTCTAAAAAAAACGATCCAACCTCATTTTCTAATGAATTCACTTTCTGCAATCCGGTATTGGGTGATGGAAAATCCTGAAAAATCAACGGATATTCTGGATGCTCTTGCGGGAGAACTACGCATCATTCAGAATGTCGCAAACAAAAAACAGATTTCTATCATTGATGAATTTAATTTATGCAAATACCATGTTGCTGTCATGGGAATGCGTATGGAAAAGAACTATCCTTTGAAGTTGAGAGGTTTTGCCGGTGATGAAACCGTGCCTCCGCTTGTATTTCACACCCTTCTTGAAAACGCATTTACACACGACGATTCCGGAAATGCGAAACTTTCCTTCTGCATTTGGAAAAAAAAGAATATAAAGAGTGATAAAAATTCGGAACATTATTGTTTTATTGTACACAACCATAGTAGGGATTCTAGGACTAGTGTTACGAAAAGCGGATCAGGAACCGGTATGGAATATATTCGTTTGCGTTTGGAAGAGTCTTACCCTGGCAATTGGCAATTGGAACATGGTAAAACGAGAACTGGCTATCGTGTTTTAATCGTGATAAAAATAGAAGACTATAGTAAAAAAACATAAAATGAATATCTTAATCGTTGAAGACGAACCGGTACATGCAAGATATCTTAAGCAGCTTTTGGAAAAGGTGTTGGGTAATGACATCGAAGCCATATTCCACGAGACTTCTCTCATTCAATCGGGAAATTATTTAAAAGAAGGCGGGATCGATCTTTTATTTTTGGATCTGAATCTGTTCGGGGAAAATGGTTTTGATTTACTGAAAACCGTTCCCACTACTAATATTCTTACCATTGTTGTTTCGGGTAACACGGATCAGGCATTGTCTGCATTCGAATACGGTGTGATTGATTTTATTGCCAAGCCTGTCTTGGAAGACCGCCTTCGTTTGGCTTTGGAAAGATATGATTCCTTTCGCCGTATGTATGATCCGAAGTTGAATAAAAAATTTACACGTCATATACCAATGAAAGAAACTCCGAGATTGGAGATCGGTCAGTATGCAAAAACACGTTTATTGCAAGTAAATCTGGAAGATTTACAAACTCGTTTGAATCATCTGATGGATGTGGAAAAAATCTATTTGGATGAGGATCTTTCCTTGGAAGTTTTGGCGGAAAAACTCGATTTGCACCCGAGACAACTTTCCGAATTTTTAAACGGAAGGATGAATATCACTTTCAATTCATACGT
The nucleotide sequence above comes from Leptospira kobayashii. Encoded proteins:
- a CDS encoding helix-turn-helix domain-containing protein; translated protein: MNILIVEDEPVHARYLKQLLEKVLGNDIEAIFHETSLIQSGNYLKEGGIDLLFLDLNLFGENGFDLLKTVPTTNILTIVVSGNTDQALSAFEYGVIDFIAKPVLEDRLRLALERYDSFRRMYDPKLNKKFTRHIPMKETPRLEIGQYAKTRLLQVNLEDLQTRLNHLMDVEKIYLDEDLSLEVLAEKLDLHPRQLSEFLNGRMNITFNSYVHKYRINEAKKILLEFPDKNVSDVGFDVGYKSLSNFYEAFKKETGMTASELRANELVRCR